The sequence below is a genomic window from Leptolyngbya sp. NIES-3755.
CGAGGATTTTCTGAAATGTCCTCAGTGGCTTGAGCTTCAGGGATTGAATGGTGCATCGTTATTGTCCCTTTTCGATTAAAAGTTTACGTACTGATAAAAGATTTTTTTGACGATATCTGCTGTCATAACGTAAGTTGCAATGATCGCGCCTAGAGCCAGCACAAAACCCAACGGTAACGGTTGAAATCCGAGTAGGGTTGCTAAAGGTGTCCAGGGAATGAGCAGGGTCACTCCGATCGTCGCCAGCGTTGCCATTAACAAATATTTTCCTGGCTTACTGTTGAGAATCGATTGGCGAGTCCGAACCACTAGCACCACCAGCGAGGCGGAGACGACAGACTCCAAAAACCACCCGGTTCTAAACTGTTCGGGTTGAGCATGTAGCAACAACAGCAGCACCCCAAACGTCAGATAATCGAAGATTGAACTGAGCAAACCAAACACGACCATGAAGTTTCGGATAAATTTGATATTCATCCGGCGAGGTTGGTTGACTAACTCTTTGTCTACGCGATCGGTGGCGATCGTCAATTCTGGGAAATCGGTCAGCAGATTCGTCAGCAAAATCTGACTGGGCAGCAGCGGCAAAAAAGGCAGAACTAGAGAAATTCCTGCCATGCTAAACATATTGCCAAAATTGGCGCTCGTTGCCATAAAGACATACTTCAACGTGTTGGCAAAGGTAATCCGTCCTGCCTTTACGCCTTCAACGAGGACATTCAAATCTTTTTGCATCAACACAATATCAGCCGCTTCTTTAGCGACATCAACGGCGCTCTCGACAGAGATACCCACATCAGCAGCATGAAGCGCAGCAGCATCGTTAATGCCGTCTCCTAGATACCCCACAACATTTCCTGCTTTTTTAAGGGCGATGATGATGCGCTCTTTTTGGTTGGGTTCGACTTCGGCAAAAACAGTGGTCTGTTGAACTCGATGCATCAAGGCTTCATCACTGAGCTTCTCTAGCTCGGAGCCTGTCAGCGTCTTCGGTTCAGGCAGTCCTACTTGCTGAATGATGCTGATCGCAACCGCCTTGCTGTCTCCGGTCATCATCTTTGGGGTGATTCCTAGCCGTTCTAGTTCTTTGAGGGTGTCCGCAACGCCTGCTTTGGGCGGATCGAAGAGTGCCAGGTAGCCCAGGAAGGTCATGTTCGTTTCATCCTCTTTACTGAAAGAATCTTGATTAAAATCGCGATACGACACACCCAAGGCTCTAAAGCCTTGATTGCCCAGTTCTTCAGCCTGTTGGTAGAGCTTTTGTCTCTGGTTTGCAATGTCAATCGCTTTCCCCTCAGCAGTCTCAACGGTTGAGCAGACCTCCAGAATATTTTTCAGTGCGCCTTTTGTGACCATCAGATAGGTACTCCCTGTCTTGAACAGGATGCTTAAACGTTTGCGGTTAAAGTCATAGGGCACTTCATCGAGCTTTTGATAGCCTGAAATATCGAATGTTTTGTATTCACGAATCGCTTGATCGATCGGGTTTACATAGCCTGACTCAGCGGCAGCATTCAAATAAGCGTAGAGGAGAACGCGATCGCTGTCTTTCCCCGACCCATCCAGCGCCGCGTGAATTCTCACCGCGCCTTCCGTCAGCGTCCCGGTCTTATCGGTGCAAAACACATTCATACAGCCAAAGTTCTCGATCGCGGGTAATCGTTTGACGATCACCTGCTTGGTCGCCATTTTCTTAGCACCTCGCGCCAGATTAACGCTGACGATCGCAGGCAGCAGTTGGGGAGTTAAACCAACTGCCAGCGCCAGAGAAAACAGAAAGGATTCCAGCACGGGGCGCTGGAGATAGACGTTGGCAACAAAAATGAGAACTACTAAGATTAGCGTCACTTCCATGAGAAAGTAGCCAAACTTGCTGAGTCCATGTTCAAATTCCGTTGCGGGAGGTCTGAGTTTCAGGCGTTCTGAGACTTTGCCAAATTCAGTGTCTTTTCCAATGCAAACGACGACAGCTTTCGCGGTTCCACTGATGACATTCGTTCCCAGGTAGAGCGCATTAGTGCGCTGGCTCAGTCCAGTTTCGACAGGCAGTACGCCGCTGAACTTGTTAACTGGGTAGGTTTCTCCAGTCAGTGCGGCTTCATTTACTGAGAGATCTTTTGACTCTAAAACGAGACAATCGCCCGGAATATTTTTACCTGCACTCAGCAACACAATATCGCCCCTGACGACTTCCTGATTGGGGATTTCTTGAGACTGACCCTCCCGCAAAACCGTTGCTTTAACTTGCACGAGTGCCAATAATTTTTCGACCGCGTTCGAGGCTCCTCGCTCTTGCCAAAATCCTAATAGCCCACTAATTAGAACGATCGTCAGAATGAGAATGGCATCTGCCGCATCTTGAAGAAAAATCGAGAGCACCGCCGCAAAAATCAGAATCAAGATAATCGGACTCTTGAACTGATTGAGCAACAGCATCCACGGGCTTGATTGATGTGTTTGTTTAAGGCTGCTTGCGCTAAACTCGCTCAAGCGTTGTTTCGCTTCTTGACGGCTTAACCCCGCGATCGTAGAGTGCGTCTGCTGAAGTACCTGATCTCTGGACAAACTCCAAAACGGGAAATTTTGAGGATTCATTGGGTTTAATTCCTTTGTTCGATGCTTCTCTTTGATCGCCGCAGAGACCTGCAATTGTTTCTTCCACTGAACCTGCCAATCTCCTCATCCATTTAAGCGAAACTCATTTGAACGCTTTGATTAAAGCCTCAAGTTGCACTCGCAGCGACTTGTCGTGCGGCGAGACGGGTGGGATCTGGCGATCGATACCGAGAAATTCATAGACTGCCATCTGAGCCGCTCGCACCGAATACTCGACGGTGAAGACGACATCATCAGGAATTTCGACAAACTGGCTGATGAAAGCGAGGTTCTTCGAGCTATGAGGAATTGGCAAGGGTCGATCGGTGCGTAAACGAGGCATAAACATACTGGTGATGTAGGGCATTCGGCAAGGAATACAGTTCGCCGATTTTACAGTCTCCAGATCAAATCTCAGATGTCCGCAAAGTTCTCGCAGAATCTCTTCGCCGTTGCACTCGGTCATCGGTTTGGGCACGAAATCACCCACGCGATCGGGAAACAGCGCATAGCCCCAAA
It includes:
- a CDS encoding magnesium-transporting ATPase, E1-E2 family (ab initio prediction:Prodigal:2.6;~similar to AA sequence:cyanobase_aa:CT0630); translated protein: MNPQNFPFWSLSRDQVLQQTHSTIAGLSRQEAKQRLSEFSASSLKQTHQSSPWMLLLNQFKSPIILILIFAAVLSIFLQDAADAILILTIVLISGLLGFWQERGASNAVEKLLALVQVKATVLREGQSQEIPNQEVVRGDIVLLSAGKNIPGDCLVLESKDLSVNEAALTGETYPVNKFSGVLPVETGLSQRTNALYLGTNVISGTAKAVVVCIGKDTEFGKVSERLKLRPPATEFEHGLSKFGYFLMEVTLILVVLIFVANVYLQRPVLESFLFSLALAVGLTPQLLPAIVSVNLARGAKKMATKQVIVKRLPAIENFGCMNVFCTDKTGTLTEGAVRIHAALDGSGKDSDRVLLYAYLNAAAESGYVNPIDQAIREYKTFDISGYQKLDEVPYDFNRKRLSILFKTGSTYLMVTKGALKNILEVCSTVETAEGKAIDIANQRQKLYQQAEELGNQGFRALGVSYRDFNQDSFSKEDETNMTFLGYLALFDPPKAGVADTLKELERLGITPKMMTGDSKAVAISIIQQVGLPEPKTLTGSELEKLSDEALMHRVQQTTVFAEVEPNQKERIIIALKKAGNVVGYLGDGINDAAALHAADVGISVESAVDVAKEAADIVLMQKDLNVLVEGVKAGRITFANTLKYVFMATSANFGNMFSMAGISLVLPFLPLLPSQILLTNLLTDFPELTIATDRVDKELVNQPRRMNIKFIRNFMVVFGLLSSIFDYLTFGVLLLLLHAQPEQFRTGWFLESVVSASLVVLVVRTRQSILNSKPGKYLLMATLATIGVTLLIPWTPLATLLGFQPLPLGFVLALGAIIATYVMTADIVKKIFYQYVNF